From the genome of Flavobacterium ovatum, one region includes:
- a CDS encoding sulfatase-like hydrolase/transferase: protein MNTKKYFTVALAAFQLVSFGTMAQKNKNKKPNVLIIFTDDHRFSGIHALAGMDVKTPNLDALVKDGIAFNNAYLMGAFTGATCVASRAMLLTGRNVFELDGIGHDVPETHTTFGEAFQKQGYNTEVIGKWHQDGETLKRSFTSGEKIMGRGLYLVDHFRMPFYDWDKAGKFSPQDAYWLVYDENGKVVRQDIPKNAVRGPIGTEKNGPHTSEVIGEAAVDYFKNYKSKNPFLMYLAFHAPHDPRQAPQAYRDMYPVDQMKLTPSYMLQHPFDNGHMFLRDEELAAWPRTPDVSKQQLSDYYAIITHLDAQIGKVIAGLKASGQYENTLIVMSGDSGLAVGNHGLMGKQNIYDEDGVHVPLIFAGNLIKNKGIRNDAFAYNFDVFPTICEFANIPIPASVTGKSLMPIINNQVKEVRNSTYHAYRQFQRAYRKGDYKLIEYVRAKDYDKKEGESIAGSRVTQLFNFKTDPWETQDLSFFPKNKALIEQMRKEMKEQAVLLGDKKENVSGEKYDFWDFY from the coding sequence ATGAATACTAAAAAATATTTCACGGTTGCATTGGCTGCTTTCCAACTTGTTTCTTTTGGGACAATGGCACAAAAAAACAAGAATAAAAAACCAAATGTTTTGATTATTTTCACCGATGATCATCGCTTTTCAGGTATTCATGCTTTGGCCGGAATGGATGTAAAAACACCAAACCTAGATGCTTTGGTCAAAGACGGTATTGCCTTCAACAACGCATACCTCATGGGTGCGTTTACAGGTGCTACCTGCGTGGCCAGTAGAGCGATGTTGCTTACAGGTAGAAACGTTTTTGAACTTGACGGTATAGGACATGACGTTCCAGAAACGCATACCACTTTTGGAGAAGCTTTTCAAAAACAAGGCTATAACACTGAGGTAATTGGAAAGTGGCACCAAGATGGCGAAACGCTAAAACGCAGTTTTACATCGGGAGAAAAAATTATGGGTCGAGGTTTGTATTTGGTCGATCACTTTAGAATGCCTTTCTATGATTGGGACAAAGCCGGAAAATTTAGTCCGCAAGATGCCTATTGGTTAGTGTATGATGAAAACGGAAAAGTGGTACGACAAGACATTCCCAAAAATGCCGTTCGTGGCCCAATCGGAACCGAAAAAAATGGCCCACACACCTCGGAAGTTATTGGTGAAGCCGCAGTAGATTATTTTAAAAATTACAAAAGTAAAAATCCGTTTTTGATGTATTTGGCTTTTCATGCACCGCATGATCCACGCCAAGCACCACAAGCCTATCGTGATATGTACCCCGTAGACCAGATGAAATTGACACCTTCATACATGCTACAGCACCCATTCGATAACGGACATATGTTCTTGCGTGACGAGGAATTGGCGGCATGGCCAAGAACTCCAGACGTTTCCAAACAACAACTATCTGATTATTATGCGATCATCACTCATTTGGATGCGCAAATCGGAAAAGTAATTGCTGGTTTAAAAGCAAGCGGACAGTACGAGAACACCTTAATTGTTATGTCTGGAGATAGCGGTCTTGCCGTTGGAAACCACGGTTTGATGGGGAAACAAAACATCTATGACGAAGACGGAGTACATGTTCCGCTAATTTTTGCAGGTAATTTAATCAAAAACAAAGGGATTCGCAACGATGCCTTTGCGTACAATTTTGATGTTTTTCCAACGATTTGTGAGTTTGCTAACATTCCAATTCCAGCTTCCGTTACTGGAAAAAGTTTGATGCCAATTATCAATAATCAAGTAAAAGAAGTTCGCAATTCTACGTATCATGCTTACAGACAATTTCAACGAGCCTACCGCAAAGGCGATTACAAATTGATCGAATATGTACGAGCCAAAGATTACGATAAAAAAGAAGGAGAATCTATAGCGGGTTCAAGAGTAACTCAATTATTCAATTTTAAAACAGATCCTTGGGAAACACAAGATTTATCTTTTTTTCCAAAAAATAAAGCCTTAATCGAACAAATGCGAAAAGAGATGAAAGAGCAAGCGGTTCTTTTGGGCGATAAAAAAGAAAATGTATCTGGAGAAAAATATGATTTCTGGGACTTTTACTAG
- a CDS encoding sulfatase-like hydrolase/transferase, translating to MIKKIVTLAVVFQSMLSISAQQRPNIIFVLTDDQSYELMGSSGRNNIIQTPNLDKMAQDGILFTNAHVSTAICTPSRICILLSQYERKHGVNFNSGTSVSDKAWESSYPVVMRANGYYTGWVGKNHSPIGKGGYTSGLIEKSFDYWYSNHAHVGFYPKEISNIYNDAIAFTQPEIINEGVNDFLDPNERKLKGAVHFITNRPADKPFMLSINFNLPHGSSTREMKSKSTDDAIYRTLYRDLDIPLPPNYVARADIKNPKLPKDLWHTDDRQEGYNYVDKPDTAKERAIREMQAVTGIDRMVGNLRKKLKDLKIDKNTIIIFTSDHGLFGGEFGLGGKATCYEKNTHIPFIVYDPTAPKKAHGVVSDALVQTIDIAPTMLAMAGIKIPDTFQGKDISTIIRGQQQDVRSYSYSENLWSTNFGNPRCESIQDKRWKYIRYYKNDNFSAVKLIQYGKEMGIPQKDMLYNLHDPEIAIYRDYIDSPLNGEQPVYEELYDLKNDPFEAKNLIAEKQHTAIVENLKKQWKIAITNARGKGKPEVYRYTDDLFPGGAKD from the coding sequence ATGATCAAAAAAATTGTAACCCTAGCTGTTGTTTTTCAATCGATGCTCAGCATTAGCGCCCAACAGCGTCCCAATATCATATTTGTATTGACAGATGATCAATCGTATGAATTAATGGGCAGTTCAGGACGAAATAATATCATCCAGACGCCCAATTTAGATAAAATGGCGCAAGATGGAATCTTGTTTACCAATGCGCATGTGTCGACCGCTATCTGTACGCCATCGCGTATTTGTATATTGCTAAGCCAGTACGAGCGCAAACATGGGGTCAATTTTAATTCGGGCACCAGCGTTTCAGACAAAGCTTGGGAGAGTTCGTACCCTGTAGTGATGCGTGCCAACGGTTATTACACAGGATGGGTTGGTAAAAATCATTCGCCTATAGGCAAAGGAGGATATACTAGTGGTCTTATCGAAAAAAGTTTTGATTATTGGTATTCGAATCATGCTCACGTCGGCTTTTATCCAAAAGAAATTAGTAATATTTATAATGATGCAATCGCTTTTACACAACCTGAAATTATCAATGAAGGGGTAAATGATTTTCTAGATCCTAACGAAAGAAAATTAAAAGGAGCTGTTCATTTTATTACCAATAGACCAGCTGACAAGCCTTTTATGTTGTCCATCAATTTCAATTTACCGCACGGATCAAGTACGCGCGAAATGAAATCAAAATCGACAGATGATGCCATCTACCGCACATTGTACCGTGATTTAGACATTCCGTTGCCACCTAATTATGTGGCTCGAGCAGACATCAAAAATCCAAAGTTACCTAAAGATCTATGGCATACTGATGATCGCCAAGAAGGATACAATTATGTTGATAAACCCGATACTGCCAAAGAGCGAGCGATTCGTGAAATGCAGGCTGTAACAGGAATTGACCGAATGGTTGGAAATTTAAGAAAGAAATTGAAAGACCTTAAAATCGACAAAAATACCATTATCATTTTCACCTCAGACCACGGATTGTTTGGTGGTGAATTTGGTTTGGGAGGAAAAGCGACTTGCTATGAAAAAAACACTCATATTCCGTTTATAGTTTATGATCCAACAGCGCCAAAAAAAGCACATGGTGTGGTTAGCGATGCTTTGGTCCAAACGATTGATATTGCTCCTACCATGTTAGCAATGGCAGGTATAAAAATTCCAGATACTTTTCAGGGAAAAGACATTTCTACAATTATCAGAGGACAACAACAGGATGTAAGAAGCTATTCTTATTCAGAAAATTTATGGTCTACAAATTTTGGAAATCCTCGTTGTGAATCCATTCAAGACAAACGTTGGAAGTACATTCGATACTACAAAAACGATAATTTTTCGGCCGTAAAATTGATTCAATACGGAAAAGAAATGGGAATTCCGCAAAAAGACATGTTATACAATTTACATGATCCAGAAATTGCTATTTACCGTGACTACATTGATTCCCCGTTGAATGGTGAACAACCTGTTTACGAAGAACTGTACGACTTAAAGAATGACCCTTTCGAGGCAAAAAATTTAATAGCAGAAAAACAACATACTGCCATTGTCGAAAATTTGAAAAAACAATGGAAAATTGCCATCACAAATGCTCGTGGAAAGGGCAAACCAGAAGTATATCGTTATACTGATGACTTGTTTCCAGGTGGCGCTAAGGATTAA
- a CDS encoding sulfatase-like hydrolase/transferase: MKKQIITLALLFQGILGMTAQDRPNIVFVLTDDQSYELLGCTGNTIVQTPNIDKMAKDGILFTNAHVTSAICTPSRVSILLGQYERKHGVNFNSGTSISDKGWEGSYPMVMRANGYYTGWVGKNHAPTGKGGYDSGLMEKSFDYWYAGHGHLSFYPKDRHNIFNDAIAFTQPEIINEGVNEFLDPNERKLKGALRFLENRPKDKPFMLSINFNLPHGASTSTMKMKPTDDAIYRTLYRDLDIPLPPNYIAKADIKTPKLPEDLFHVEDRQDGYNYVDTPAGIKERYIREMEAMTGIDRLIGNLRKKLKDLKIDKNTVIIFTSDHGLFGGEQGLGGKSMCYEKTTHVPIIVFDPKAPKKARGLKSDALVQTIDIAPTMLAMGGIKIPNSFQGKDISNLINGGKEGVRNYVYTENLWSTHFGNPRCESVQDQQWKYIRYYKNNNFSARKEIKYAKELGMNVNEMLYKMHDPEIAIYRDYIDSPLNGEKPVYEELYDLKNDPFELHNLVAEKKHATILDNLKKQWKIEIKNARGEGKPEVYRYTNDLYPDGEH, encoded by the coding sequence ATGAAAAAGCAAATAATAACTCTTGCACTTCTTTTTCAAGGTATTCTTGGAATGACAGCTCAAGACCGTCCCAATATCGTCTTTGTACTTACAGACGATCAATCCTATGAATTGTTAGGCTGTACGGGTAACACTATCGTACAAACGCCCAACATCGACAAAATGGCCAAGGACGGAATTTTGTTTACCAACGCCCACGTGACCAGCGCCATCTGTACGCCGAGTAGAGTCTCCATTTTATTGGGACAATACGAGCGCAAGCATGGTGTAAACTTCAACTCTGGAACAAGCATATCCGACAAAGGTTGGGAAGGCTCGTATCCTATGGTGATGCGTGCCAATGGCTACTACACAGGATGGGTTGGTAAAAACCACGCTCCAACTGGTAAAGGTGGTTATGACAGCGGGCTTATGGAAAAAAGTTTTGATTATTGGTATGCTGGACATGGGCATTTGAGTTTTTATCCAAAAGACAGACATAACATTTTTAACGATGCGATTGCTTTTACACAACCAGAAATTATCAATGAAGGGGTAAATGAATTCTTGGATCCAAACGAAAGAAAACTAAAAGGAGCTTTGCGTTTCTTAGAAAATAGACCGAAAGACAAACCTTTTATGTTGTCTATAAATTTCAATTTACCACATGGTGCGAGTACAAGTACCATGAAAATGAAACCAACAGATGATGCTATTTATAGAACTTTATACCGTGATTTAGACATTCCGTTGCCACCTAATTATATTGCCAAAGCGGATATAAAAACGCCAAAATTACCCGAAGATCTCTTTCATGTAGAAGACCGTCAAGATGGTTACAACTATGTAGATACCCCTGCTGGAATCAAAGAAAGATACATTCGTGAAATGGAAGCCATGACAGGAATTGATCGCTTGATTGGAAATTTGAGAAAGAAATTGAAAGATTTAAAAATTGATAAAAATACAGTAATCATTTTCACATCCGATCACGGTTTATTTGGTGGTGAACAAGGATTAGGGGGAAAATCCATGTGTTACGAAAAGACAACGCATGTTCCCATTATTGTTTTCGATCCAAAAGCGCCCAAAAAAGCGAGAGGTTTAAAAAGTGATGCTTTGGTACAAACGATCGATATTGCCCCGACAATGTTGGCAATGGGCGGCATAAAAATTCCAAATAGTTTTCAAGGAAAAGACATTTCGAATTTAATAAATGGCGGAAAAGAAGGCGTTAGAAATTACGTTTATACCGAAAATTTATGGTCAACGCATTTTGGAAACCCTCGTTGTGAGTCGGTGCAAGATCAACAGTGGAAATACATTCGATACTATAAAAACAATAATTTTTCGGCTCGAAAAGAAATCAAATATGCCAAAGAATTAGGAATGAATGTTAATGAGATGCTATACAAAATGCACGATCCCGAAATTGCTATTTACCGTGATTACATTGATTCACCATTGAACGGCGAAAAGCCAGTTTATGAAGAGTTGTATGATTTGAAAAATGATCCTTTTGAACTACACAATTTGGTTGCAGAGAAGAAACACGCCACTATTTTGGACAACTTAAAAAAGCAGTGGAAAATCGAAATCAAAAATGCTAGAGGCGAAGGAAAACCAGAAGTGTACCGATACACCAATGATTTGTATCCTGATGGGGAACACTAG
- a CDS encoding sulfatase-like hydrolase/transferase, which translates to MKKKLCSLLFYFGCITVSNAQMNVLFIESDDQSNQTVQAYGNKKMITPNIDALASEGVSFTAAYNMGCWSPAVCIPSRTMLFYGKYLWESQNISKQNSPKALSEEFKDNGYYTFMTGKWHAMGKNATEVFDQTGSIQPGQLKTYNAPAGHITDITANEAVAFLKNYNDKKPFFAYVAFNAPHVPRQTEQKYYDLYPTEGITLPPSMVDKSPFNPNVKYQYTSNPIRAAEMKKTVQQNNAMVTHMDTRIGEIIQALKDKNLYNKTIIVFTSDHGINFGENAVAGKVCLYEPSVTAPLIIKAPKIAANSKIDQRVYLQDIGPTLTDMLGFKNSKDSKFQSLIPIITKKGKARESIYLAMFDDQRAIIAKNKKLIVYPKTADLEYYDLIKDPWETNNLIKATSSKANIKLLLKQLKDWQAETNDLTDLSPIYNQYLN; encoded by the coding sequence ATGAAAAAAAAGTTATGTAGTTTATTGTTTTATTTTGGATGCATTACCGTTTCAAACGCACAAATGAATGTGCTTTTTATCGAATCTGATGATCAAAGCAATCAGACCGTTCAAGCCTATGGCAACAAGAAAATGATAACACCCAATATTGATGCGCTGGCAAGTGAAGGTGTTTCTTTTACGGCTGCTTACAATATGGGTTGTTGGTCTCCAGCGGTTTGTATCCCTAGTAGAACCATGCTTTTCTATGGGAAATATTTATGGGAATCTCAAAATATTAGCAAGCAAAACAGCCCCAAAGCCTTATCCGAAGAATTTAAAGACAACGGTTACTATACCTTTATGACGGGTAAGTGGCACGCTATGGGGAAAAATGCCACGGAAGTATTTGATCAAACGGGAAGCATTCAGCCGGGACAACTCAAGACTTATAACGCACCGGCAGGACATATAACGGATATTACAGCAAATGAAGCAGTTGCGTTTTTGAAAAACTACAATGATAAAAAACCGTTTTTTGCCTATGTAGCTTTTAATGCTCCACATGTCCCTCGTCAAACGGAGCAAAAATACTATGATTTGTATCCTACAGAAGGGATTACTCTGCCACCTAGTATGGTCGACAAAAGTCCGTTTAATCCCAATGTAAAGTATCAGTACACCAGCAATCCTATCAGAGCAGCTGAAATGAAAAAAACTGTTCAGCAAAACAATGCTATGGTGACGCATATGGATACAAGAATTGGTGAAATAATTCAAGCTTTAAAAGACAAAAATCTTTATAATAAAACCATTATCGTCTTTACATCTGACCACGGAATCAATTTTGGCGAAAATGCTGTAGCGGGAAAAGTTTGCTTGTATGAACCTAGCGTAACAGCACCACTTATCATCAAAGCTCCTAAAATTGCTGCCAATTCCAAAATTGATCAGCGTGTATACCTGCAGGATATAGGTCCCACGCTTACAGATATGTTAGGATTTAAAAACAGTAAAGACTCCAAATTTCAAAGTTTGATTCCTATAATCACAAAAAAAGGGAAAGCGCGAGAATCTATTTATCTGGCCATGTTTGATGATCAAAGGGCGATAATTGCTAAGAATAAAAAACTTATTGTATATCCTAAAACAGCCGATTTAGAATACTATGATTTGATAAAGGATCCTTGGGAAACAAACAACCTTATTAAAGCCACTAGTAGTAAAGCTAACATCAAATTACTTTTAAAACAACTAAAAGATTGGCAGGCTGAAACAAATGACCTAACGGACCTATCCCCAATTTATAACCAGTATTTGAACTAA
- a CDS encoding alpha-L-fucosidase, translating into MKKNNIKLICLFAAASFGSVQAQNKSKQKAQKFEPTWESVSTVKAVPDWFQDAKFGIYAHWGPVSAAFEGSDPKQYYGGWHGMVMYQDGKIVPTKNGKPSTNYVHHTSKYGNVKEFGYKQIIEQFKPTGFNAAKWAELFKKSGAKFSGPVAMHHDNFAMWDSKATRWNSMNYGGIDPSAALKKEIEARGMKFMASFHHAFTWKYFAPAHAHGGIDPKDYDLYTSPHSLESNTPDDRFYKEWWAKLKEYIDVYQPDLIWFDWWLENMTEESRLKFLSYYYNKGIEWNKEVGVAYKESTFTLDTGIKDYERGRPNQPKNPTWLTDTSPGAWFYRPNAQFKSPNELVDILVDIVSKNGVMLLNVPPDPDGTIPPVMENLLTDMGKWLEVNGEAIYGTRPWTIFGEGPNRLPEGGHKVEEKNKIEYSNKDIRFTKKSDKIFYAIVLDKPVDKIVIKSLSTQIGVLNSKIESITLLGSDEKIKWVRNEEGLFITAPKSYPSDYAHSFKIKMEGYQENNIGGDVDAHKD; encoded by the coding sequence ATGAAAAAAAATAACATCAAACTGATTTGTTTGTTCGCTGCAGCCTCTTTTGGTTCTGTTCAAGCTCAAAATAAATCAAAGCAAAAAGCACAAAAATTTGAACCAACTTGGGAATCGGTATCAACTGTAAAAGCAGTACCTGATTGGTTTCAGGATGCTAAATTTGGAATTTATGCGCATTGGGGACCTGTTTCTGCCGCTTTTGAAGGATCTGATCCTAAACAATATTATGGCGGTTGGCACGGAATGGTGATGTACCAAGATGGTAAAATTGTACCTACCAAAAACGGAAAACCATCAACCAATTATGTTCATCACACGAGTAAATACGGTAACGTAAAAGAATTTGGATACAAACAAATTATTGAGCAATTCAAACCAACTGGTTTTAATGCAGCAAAATGGGCCGAATTGTTTAAAAAATCGGGGGCAAAATTTTCTGGTCCTGTAGCCATGCACCATGATAATTTTGCAATGTGGGACAGCAAGGCGACGCGTTGGAACAGTATGAATTACGGAGGTATTGACCCATCAGCAGCCCTGAAAAAAGAAATTGAAGCTAGAGGGATGAAGTTTATGGCCTCTTTTCATCACGCTTTTACTTGGAAATATTTTGCACCAGCGCATGCACATGGTGGTATTGATCCAAAAGATTATGATTTGTACACAAGTCCGCATTCCTTAGAATCGAATACTCCAGACGATCGTTTTTATAAAGAATGGTGGGCAAAATTAAAGGAATATATTGATGTTTATCAGCCAGATTTAATTTGGTTTGATTGGTGGTTGGAAAATATGACGGAAGAAAGCCGACTTAAATTTTTGTCCTATTATTACAACAAAGGGATCGAATGGAATAAAGAAGTGGGAGTTGCTTACAAAGAAAGTACCTTTACCTTGGACACTGGGATTAAAGATTATGAACGAGGAAGACCCAACCAACCCAAAAATCCAACTTGGTTGACAGATACTTCTCCAGGAGCCTGGTTCTACAGACCGAATGCGCAGTTTAAATCGCCTAACGAATTGGTAGATATTTTAGTTGATATCGTTTCCAAAAACGGAGTTATGCTGTTGAATGTACCACCAGATCCAGACGGAACTATCCCGCCAGTAATGGAAAATTTATTGACCGATATGGGAAAATGGTTGGAAGTGAACGGTGAAGCGATTTATGGCACACGCCCATGGACTATTTTTGGCGAAGGCCCAAATAGATTACCAGAAGGTGGTCATAAAGTTGAGGAGAAAAATAAAATAGAATACTCGAATAAAGACATTCGATTCACAAAAAAATCAGACAAAATCTTTTATGCTATTGTATTGGATAAACCAGTAGATAAAATTGTAATCAAATCATTGAGTACACAAATAGGCGTTTTAAATTCTAAAATAGAAAGTATAACACTTTTAGGTAGTGATGAAAAGATTAAATGGGTCCGAAATGAAGAAGGATTATTCATCACTGCTCCCAAATCATACCCATCTGATTACGCACATTCTTTCAAAATTAAAATGGAAGGCTATCAAGAAAATAATATTGGTGGAGACGTTGACGCTCATAAAGATTAA
- a CDS encoding glycosyl hydrolase family 28 protein, whose translation MKKILFFILILLSYTVQAKDYNVLNFGAKADGATLDTQAVQKAIDLCTGEGGGRVIIPAGKKVMIGTIYLKDFVTLYLENGSVLLGSPNYADYTTDTHKNTYKNETHMDRCLIFARDAKSFSIEGKGTIDANGHPKNFTKEKGGRPMMLRFLNCNDISVRDVTLINPAAWTSAWLYCNEIVVDGIKIISRVNHNGDGLDFDGCTNVRVSNSSFDTSDDSICLQTSRPDKPCKDITITNCVFTSKWAAMRFGLASRGDFESVTVTNCTFHDILDSGLKIQMNEGGIMKNMIFSNIVMKNVPRPIFMTFCQQRAGVDSPEEMAPMKEMQGFIFENIIVDNRELDKNSVLFLTGMPNHYIQDIQLKNIQITVSGGGTKADAALKNIKEFTLETLGNWWPEFSKVGTLPASGIYARHIDGLYIDNVNINTISKDERLPIVFDDVLNSEVQAVFLNRNKIKNSLK comes from the coding sequence ATGAAAAAAATATTATTTTTTATATTAATACTGCTATCATACACTGTTCAAGCCAAGGATTACAATGTTTTGAACTTTGGAGCCAAAGCTGATGGCGCAACGCTCGATACGCAAGCTGTACAAAAAGCCATTGACTTATGTACTGGTGAAGGCGGTGGTCGTGTGATTATTCCAGCAGGTAAAAAAGTCATGATCGGGACTATTTACCTAAAAGATTTTGTGACGCTATATTTAGAAAATGGATCTGTTTTATTAGGAAGTCCTAATTATGCGGATTATACGACCGATACACACAAAAACACCTATAAAAACGAAACTCATATGGATCGTTGTTTGATTTTTGCTCGTGATGCAAAATCATTTTCTATCGAAGGAAAAGGAACGATTGACGCCAATGGTCATCCTAAAAATTTTACTAAAGAAAAAGGAGGACGCCCAATGATGTTGCGTTTCTTGAATTGCAATGATATTAGTGTGAGAGATGTTACCCTAATCAATCCTGCGGCTTGGACTTCGGCTTGGTTGTATTGCAACGAAATTGTAGTAGACGGAATTAAAATTATCAGCAGAGTCAATCATAACGGGGATGGTCTGGATTTTGACGGTTGTACCAATGTGCGCGTTTCCAATTCGTCATTTGATACTAGCGATGATTCTATTTGTTTACAGACTTCAAGACCTGATAAACCTTGCAAAGATATTACGATTACCAATTGTGTTTTTACAAGCAAATGGGCAGCTATGCGTTTCGGTTTGGCTTCGCGAGGTGATTTTGAATCGGTGACGGTGACCAATTGTACTTTCCATGATATCTTAGATTCGGGATTAAAAATCCAAATGAATGAAGGCGGCATAATGAAAAATATGATTTTTTCGAACATCGTAATGAAGAATGTTCCAAGACCTATTTTTATGACTTTTTGCCAACAACGCGCAGGTGTAGATTCCCCTGAGGAAATGGCTCCTATGAAAGAAATGCAGGGATTTATTTTCGAAAACATTATAGTTGATAATCGGGAATTAGATAAAAATTCAGTTCTCTTTTTGACCGGAATGCCCAATCATTACATCCAAGACATTCAGCTGAAAAACATTCAAATCACGGTTTCTGGTGGCGGAACCAAAGCCGATGCCGCTCTTAAAAACATCAAAGAATTCACTCTAGAAACCCTAGGAAACTGGTGGCCCGAATTTAGCAAAGTAGGCACTTTACCAGCAAGCGGAATTTACGCTAGGCATATTGATGGTTTGTATATTGACAACGTCAATATAAACACCATCAGCAAAGACGAACGTTTACCCATCGTTTTTGATGACGTTTTAAACAGCGAGGTTCAAGCGGTTTTTTTGAATCGAAATAAAATCAAAAACAGTCTAAAATAA
- a CDS encoding sulfatase encodes MNKSIRLFLIANLFTITVAKAQQPNIVWIVSEDNSKHYMKLFDEHGVATPNVESLAKDGIVFDRAFSNAAVCSAARSTLILSTFGPKMATHYHRAEGKVTLVNGQDMFPAFLRKAGYYTANNAKEDYNIKKPEDVWDDSSKKASWTNRKTGQPFFYVYNIETTHEGRMHFTKETMNSTKTITNPATVFVQPNHPQTELFKYSNAYYRDKIVQMDTEVGEVIEKLKKDGLYDNTIIFYYGDHGGVLPQSKGYLNETGLHVPLVVHVPEKYKNLSPLASGTRTNAFVSFVDFGATVLNLAGVEIPKVMDGKPFLGKNITTKTLDKKDETFGYADRFDEKYDMVRSVRKGNLKYIRNFEPFNVNGLMNEYRYKQLAYQEWETLYKQGKLNKDQSKFFEIKAVEELYDVVKDPFELHNLASLPEHKSDLKKMRKDLNCWMESMPDLSFYPEFYLIENAIQNPIAFGKEHKKDIRKYIDIANLEVLDFDKAAPKIEKLLKSNDQWERYWAMIVATSFGDQAKSLTAAVQAAMDSETENINKLRAVEFLSIVAHQNTTKNLASIVYAAKSDTEALLILNAVVLLKDYYQKQPVAIDVTKMDKKVAANDQVQRRLAYLKK; translated from the coding sequence ATGAACAAATCGATCCGATTATTTTTAATAGCCAATCTTTTTACGATTACAGTCGCAAAAGCACAACAACCCAATATTGTTTGGATAGTTTCAGAAGACAACTCCAAACACTATATGAAACTTTTTGACGAGCACGGAGTTGCTACGCCAAATGTAGAAAGTCTTGCCAAGGACGGAATCGTATTTGATCGTGCATTTTCTAATGCTGCCGTATGTAGTGCTGCTCGTTCGACTTTGATATTGAGTACTTTTGGACCTAAGATGGCAACCCACTACCACCGTGCCGAAGGCAAAGTAACCTTGGTTAATGGTCAAGATATGTTTCCTGCCTTTTTGAGAAAAGCGGGATATTATACTGCAAATAATGCCAAAGAAGATTATAATATCAAAAAACCAGAGGATGTTTGGGATGATTCATCCAAAAAAGCCAGTTGGACTAATAGAAAAACAGGACAGCCTTTCTTCTATGTCTATAATATTGAAACTACCCACGAAGGAAGAATGCATTTCACAAAAGAGACGATGAATTCGACCAAAACCATTACAAATCCCGCTACTGTTTTTGTACAACCGAATCATCCACAAACGGAGCTTTTTAAATATTCTAATGCCTACTATCGTGACAAAATAGTGCAAATGGATACGGAAGTTGGCGAAGTAATCGAAAAACTAAAAAAAGACGGCTTGTATGATAATACTATTATTTTCTATTATGGCGATCATGGTGGTGTTTTACCTCAAAGTAAAGGCTACTTGAACGAAACAGGATTACACGTGCCTCTTGTGGTGCATGTTCCAGAAAAATACAAAAATTTAAGTCCGTTGGCATCTGGAACCAGAACCAATGCTTTTGTGAGTTTTGTCGATTTTGGCGCAACGGTGTTAAATCTTGCTGGTGTTGAAATTCCGAAAGTTATGGATGGAAAACCATTTTTAGGAAAAAATATTACTACCAAAACTTTAGACAAAAAAGACGAAACTTTTGGATATGCAGATCGTTTTGATGAGAAATACGACATGGTACGCTCGGTGCGAAAAGGAAACTTAAAATACATTCGAAATTTTGAACCTTTTAATGTTAATGGTTTGATGAATGAATACCGCTACAAACAATTGGCGTATCAAGAATGGGAAACTTTATACAAACAAGGAAAATTAAATAAAGATCAGTCTAAGTTTTTCGAAATAAAGGCAGTCGAAGAATTATATGACGTCGTGAAAGACCCTTTCGAACTACATAATTTAGCGAGCCTTCCTGAGCATAAGTCTGATTTGAAAAAAATGCGTAAAGATTTGAATTGCTGGATGGAATCGATGCCCGATTTATCTTTTTATCCTGAATTTTATTTGATAGAAAATGCCATCCAAAATCCGATTGCATTTGGAAAAGAACACAAAAAAGATATTCGAAAATACATCGACATTGCCAATTTGGAAGTCCTAGATTTCGACAAAGCAGCGCCAAAAATCGAAAAGCTTTTAAAATCCAATGACCAATGGGAACGTTATTGGGCTATGATCGTGGCGACTTCTTTTGGTGACCAAGCTAAATCCTTAACGGCTGCCGTACAAGCAGCAATGGATTCTGAAACAGAAAACATCAACAAATTGAGAGCAGTCGAATTTCTATCGATTGTGGCACACCAAAACACAACGAAAAACTTAGCTAGTATAGTTTACGCCGCCAAAAGCGATACAGAGGCTTTATTGATTTTGAATGCAGTAGTTTTATTGAAAGATTATTACCAAAAACAACCCGTTGCAATTGATGTTACCAAAATGGATAAAAAAGTAGCTGCAAACGATCAAGTACAAAGACGACTAGCGTATCTGAAAAAATAA